In Pseudomonas hamedanensis, a single window of DNA contains:
- a CDS encoding MurR/RpiR family transcriptional regulator, whose product MPPLRDLITNPGLDLTPSERKVVRAPLDQYPRNGLGPMARLAEHAGVSDPTIVRLVKKLGFSGYAEFQDALLSDMDHRLRSPRTLLQPRAQHNKDDVWGHYLGESHRLLVDTQSLTQPEDVRILTEWLLDTRHQVYCFGGRFSSLMATYLLNHLRLLRPGCFALEDNALLPDRLFDLQRQDVVLVFDYRRYQTQALRVAAAAKNHNARVVLFTDIYASPLREMADLIISAPVESASPFDTMVPALAQVEALIACLTQRGPDLADRLEGIDALRNDFATHLLEDK is encoded by the coding sequence ATGCCCCCTCTTAGAGATCTGATCACCAACCCCGGCCTGGATCTTACGCCGTCGGAGCGCAAAGTCGTTCGCGCGCCGCTTGATCAGTATCCACGCAATGGCCTTGGCCCGATGGCGCGGCTGGCCGAACACGCCGGCGTCAGTGACCCGACCATCGTCCGGCTGGTAAAAAAGCTCGGTTTCAGCGGCTATGCCGAATTTCAGGATGCCTTGCTCAGCGACATGGACCATCGCCTGCGTTCGCCACGCACGCTGTTGCAACCGCGCGCCCAGCACAATAAAGACGACGTCTGGGGCCATTATCTGGGCGAGAGCCATCGCTTGCTGGTAGACACCCAATCGCTGACCCAGCCGGAAGACGTGCGCATCCTCACCGAATGGCTGCTCGACACCCGGCATCAGGTGTATTGCTTTGGCGGTCGCTTCAGCAGCCTGATGGCCACCTACCTGCTCAACCATCTGCGTCTGCTGCGTCCGGGCTGTTTTGCTTTGGAAGACAACGCACTGCTGCCTGACCGGCTGTTCGACCTGCAACGTCAGGACGTGGTCCTGGTGTTCGACTATCGCCGCTATCAGACCCAGGCCCTGCGCGTGGCCGCGGCGGCAAAAAACCACAATGCCCGGGTGGTGTTGTTCACCGACATTTATGCCTCGCCACTGCGCGAAATGGCCGACCTGATCATCAGCGCACCGGTGGAATCGGCGTCGCCCTTCGACACCATGGTGCCGGCGCTGGCACAGGTCGAGGCGCTGATTGCCTGCCTGACCCAGCGCGGCCCGGATCTGGCCGATCGCCTGGAAGGCATCGACGCCCTGCGCAACGACTTCGCCACCCACCTGCTGGAGGATAAATAA
- a CDS encoding isochorismatase family cysteine hydrolase, with translation MFSLPHRSPRDLPFVTDHTALLLVDMQRAWLEPQFDPHLNDPDAAYFLGRARGQVIPNQRRLLGAFRQARQNVLHTLIESLTADGRDRSLDHKLSDMHLPKGSPQAQVIAELTPLENEVVLPKTSSGVFNSTAIDYVLRNLETRHLIIAGIVTDQCVDMAVRDAADRGYLVTLVEDACATYSAERHHACLNAIKGYCWITDTATVLGRLQEMQP, from the coding sequence ATGTTCAGCCTTCCCCACCGCTCGCCGCGGGATCTGCCGTTTGTCACCGATCACACGGCATTGCTCCTGGTTGACATGCAGCGTGCCTGGCTCGAACCACAGTTCGATCCCCACCTCAATGACCCGGACGCGGCGTATTTCCTTGGGCGTGCCCGTGGGCAGGTCATACCCAATCAGCGGCGCTTGCTCGGGGCTTTTCGTCAGGCCCGGCAAAACGTCCTGCATACCTTGATCGAAAGCCTGACCGCCGATGGCCGCGACCGCTCGCTGGACCACAAGCTGTCGGACATGCACCTGCCCAAGGGCAGCCCGCAGGCACAGGTAATCGCCGAGCTGACTCCGCTGGAAAATGAAGTCGTCTTGCCGAAGACCTCCTCCGGCGTGTTCAACTCGACCGCCATCGACTATGTGCTGCGCAACCTCGAAACCCGCCACCTGATCATTGCCGGCATCGTCACCGACCAGTGCGTCGACATGGCCGTGCGCGACGCCGCCGACCGTGGCTACCTGGTGACGCTGGTCGAAGACGCCTGCGCCACCTACAGCGCCGAACGCCATCACGCCTGTCTGAATGCAATCAAGGGTTACTGCTGGATCACCGACACCGCCACTGTGCTCGGCCGTCTCCAGGAGATGCAGCCATGA
- a CDS encoding glutamine synthetase, translating to MSARLTPLPMTTLVTTDLIGITRGRSFPTDELEHYEVAGCGWVPANSALTPQDIIASTNPWGAYGDLRLIPDLSSRVTVGTGPDADAPTLDFIHGDIRETDGRPWGACPRTLLRDEIERYRETLGLQVNAAFEHEFNLHAGVAEHSAFSLEAQRQGAEFGGWLLSALRAGGVEPEMFLPEYGKHQYEITCRPTLGVAAADRAVNVREISREIARQMGLALSFAPKTAANAVCNGVHLHISLLDLAGQPVLYDAGTINGLSQIGQHWAAGVLHYLPALCAFTAPTPVSYERLQPHHWSASYACLGQQNREAALRICPTVTLGGKSVARQFNLEFRAMDATASPHLAMAALLIAGRLGIEQRLALNAITDEIPDSLNDEQRKARGIVALPASLAQALDCLRDSGAFNEWLPKPLLDTYHALKTEELALTEQLSPADLCEHYARLY from the coding sequence ATGAGCGCCCGCCTGACGCCGCTGCCGATGACGACCCTGGTGACCACCGACCTGATCGGCATCACCCGGGGCCGCTCGTTTCCCACCGATGAGCTGGAGCATTATGAAGTGGCCGGTTGCGGCTGGGTGCCGGCCAACAGCGCGTTGACCCCGCAAGACATCATTGCCTCAACCAACCCGTGGGGCGCGTATGGCGACTTGCGCCTGATTCCCGACCTGAGCAGCCGCGTCACCGTCGGCACTGGCCCGGACGCCGACGCGCCGACGCTGGACTTCATTCACGGCGACATTCGCGAGACCGATGGCCGACCGTGGGGCGCCTGCCCGCGCACGTTGCTGCGCGATGAAATCGAGCGTTATCGCGAGACGCTGGGCTTGCAGGTCAATGCTGCCTTCGAACACGAATTCAACCTGCACGCGGGCGTTGCCGAACATTCGGCATTTTCCCTGGAAGCGCAACGTCAGGGCGCCGAATTCGGCGGCTGGCTGCTCAGCGCTTTACGCGCCGGCGGAGTCGAGCCGGAAATGTTCCTGCCTGAATACGGCAAGCATCAATACGAAATCACCTGCCGGCCGACGCTCGGCGTGGCCGCGGCAGACCGCGCGGTGAACGTGCGCGAGATCAGCCGCGAGATCGCCCGGCAGATGGGCCTGGCGCTGAGTTTCGCGCCGAAGACCGCCGCCAATGCCGTGTGCAACGGCGTGCATTTGCACATCAGTCTGCTCGACCTCGCCGGCCAGCCGGTGCTGTACGACGCCGGCACCATCAATGGCCTGTCGCAGATTGGCCAACACTGGGCCGCTGGCGTCTTGCACTATTTGCCGGCCTTGTGTGCGTTCACTGCACCGACGCCGGTGTCGTACGAGCGCTTGCAGCCGCATCACTGGAGCGCGTCCTACGCCTGCCTGGGGCAACAGAACCGTGAAGCGGCGCTGCGCATCTGCCCGACGGTGACCCTGGGCGGCAAGTCCGTGGCCCGGCAGTTCAACCTGGAGTTCCGCGCCATGGACGCCACCGCCTCGCCACACCTGGCCATGGCGGCACTGCTGATCGCCGGCCGCCTGGGCATTGAGCAACGGCTGGCGCTGAACGCAATCACCGACGAGATTCCCGATTCACTCAACGACGAGCAACGCAAGGCCCGGGGCATTGTTGCCCTGCCCGCCTCGCTGGCGCAGGCACTGGATTGCCTGCGCGACAGCGGCGCCTTCAACGAATGGCTGCCCAAGCCGTTGCTCGACACCTACCACGCCCTTAAAACCGAGGAACTGGCGCTGACGGAACAGCTCTCGCCCGCTGACTTGTGTGAGCACTATGCACGCCTGTACTGA
- a CDS encoding N-formylglutamate amidohydrolase, with translation MHACTESAELGLYTRPVYNLSREQSTTPLILVCEHASRYIPKALNNLGLDDAAAAEHIAWDIGALELAEQLSQQLNATLLSANYSRLLIDLNRPRHAPDSIPTQSEIYQIPGNRELDEATREYRRQKLFKPFHARLQTLIDERIAQGQPVRVVGIHSFTPVYYGQPRPLEIGVLFGQAQAYAQRVLDGLDKHSLKVAGNQPYRIDPLGDMTVPVHGDARGLDSVLIEVRNDLLRNREDVSRWADYLAPLL, from the coding sequence ATGCACGCCTGTACTGAATCCGCCGAACTGGGGTTATACACCCGACCGGTCTATAACCTTAGTCGCGAGCAGTCGACGACGCCGTTGATTCTCGTGTGCGAGCACGCCAGTCGCTACATCCCCAAGGCCCTGAACAATCTGGGCCTGGACGATGCCGCGGCGGCTGAACACATCGCCTGGGACATTGGCGCCCTCGAACTGGCCGAGCAACTGTCGCAGCAACTGAATGCGACGCTGTTGAGCGCCAACTACTCGCGACTGCTGATCGACCTCAACCGCCCACGCCACGCGCCCGACAGTATTCCGACGCAGAGCGAGATCTATCAGATTCCGGGCAACCGCGAGCTCGACGAAGCCACCCGCGAGTACCGCCGGCAGAAGCTGTTCAAGCCGTTTCATGCGCGCTTGCAGACGCTGATCGACGAGCGCATTGCCCAAGGCCAACCGGTGCGGGTCGTAGGGATTCACAGTTTCACCCCGGTGTATTACGGCCAGCCGCGACCGCTGGAAATCGGCGTGCTGTTCGGCCAGGCGCAGGCCTACGCCCAACGCGTACTCGACGGTCTCGACAAACACTCGCTGAAAGTGGCGGGCAACCAGCCGTACCGGATCGACCCGCTGGGCGATATGACAGTGCCGGTTCACGGTGATGCCCGGGGCCTGGACTCGGTGCTGATCGAGGTGCGCAACGATCTGCTGCGCAACCGCGAAGACGTGTCGCGCTGGGCCGATTACCTCGCACCACTGTTGTAG
- a CDS encoding APC family permease codes for MEIEEFGYKQELKRSLTLTDLVVYGMIFMIPIAPFGVYGYVNAEAPGMVPLAYIIGMVAMLFTALSYGSMARAFPIAGSVYSYAQRGLNQHVGFIAGWLMLLDYLLIPPLLYVYAAMALNHLYPDIPKVGFILAFLVSATFVNLRGITFTARMNIVFLLAQLVVLGIFLFYAWNALHSGGGNGELTLAPLYHPETFNFALLMQAVSIAVLSFLGFDAISTLAEEIKGDPGKSVGKAALITLLVMGVIFVAQTWIATDLAAGMGFKSADTAFYEIAEIAAGSWLATLTAVATALAWGVAVAITSQAAVSRLLFGMARDGKLPKVLARVHPKHNTPYLSIYLVAVLSLVICYLFINSVDTLTSLVNFGALSGFMLLHLTVINYYWRRQKSGRVVRHLLCPAIGFSIVAAIMYNMGVDAQKLGLIWIALGLVYLFFLNKLGASTALPDPSNG; via the coding sequence ATGGAAATTGAAGAATTCGGCTACAAACAAGAGTTGAAACGGAGTCTGACCCTCACCGATCTGGTGGTTTACGGGATGATCTTCATGATCCCCATCGCCCCGTTCGGTGTGTATGGCTACGTCAACGCCGAAGCGCCGGGCATGGTGCCGCTGGCGTACATCATCGGCATGGTGGCAATGCTGTTCACGGCGCTGAGCTACGGCAGCATGGCCCGCGCTTTTCCGATTGCGGGCTCGGTGTATTCCTACGCGCAGCGCGGCCTGAATCAACACGTCGGTTTCATCGCCGGCTGGCTGATGCTGCTCGACTACCTGCTGATTCCGCCGCTGCTGTATGTGTATGCGGCGATGGCGCTGAACCATCTGTATCCGGACATTCCCAAGGTCGGCTTCATTCTGGCGTTCCTGGTCAGCGCGACGTTCGTCAACCTGCGCGGCATCACCTTCACAGCGCGGATGAACATTGTCTTTCTGCTCGCGCAGTTGGTGGTCCTCGGCATTTTTCTGTTCTACGCCTGGAATGCCCTGCACAGCGGCGGCGGCAATGGTGAGTTGACGCTGGCGCCGCTGTATCACCCGGAAACCTTCAACTTCGCCCTGCTAATGCAAGCGGTGTCGATTGCGGTGCTGTCATTCCTGGGCTTCGATGCGATTTCCACGCTTGCCGAGGAAATCAAGGGCGACCCGGGCAAGAGCGTCGGCAAAGCGGCGTTGATCACGCTATTGGTGATGGGGGTGATATTTGTCGCGCAAACCTGGATCGCCACCGACCTGGCGGCCGGCATGGGCTTCAAGTCCGCCGACACCGCGTTCTATGAAATCGCCGAAATCGCCGCCGGCAGTTGGCTGGCCACGCTGACCGCCGTGGCAACCGCTCTGGCCTGGGGCGTCGCCGTGGCAATCACGTCGCAGGCTGCGGTGTCGCGCCTGCTGTTTGGCATGGCCCGCGACGGCAAACTGCCAAAAGTGCTCGCCAGGGTTCATCCGAAACACAACACACCGTACCTGAGCATCTATCTGGTGGCGGTGCTGTCGCTGGTGATCTGCTATCTGTTCATCAACTCGGTCGACACCCTCACCTCGCTGGTCAACTTCGGCGCGCTCAGCGGTTTCATGCTGCTGCATCTGACGGTCATCAACTACTACTGGCGTCGGCAGAAGTCCGGTCGGGTGGTACGCCATCTGCTCTGCCCGGCGATCGGCTTCAGCATCGTTGCGGCCATCATGTACAACATGGGCGTCGATGCCCAGAAACTCGGGCTGATCTGGATTGCGTTGGGTCTGGTCTATCTGTTTTTCCTCAACAAGCTTGGCGCCAGTACGGCGCTGCCTGACCCGAGCAACGGCTGA
- a CDS encoding arginine N-succinyltransferase, translating to MLVLRPVEQSDLPQLQQLARDSLVGVTSLPDDRERLRDKIAASCASFDSEAAAQGPENYFFVLQDLDSQQLLGCSEILATAGFNEPFYSLRNRHFTSASRELNIEHGVPALSLCHDLSGHTLLRGFHIDAKLVRTVFSELLSRARLLFIAAHAPRFAETVITEIVGYSDADGHSPFWDALGKHFFDLPYLEAERLCGLQSRTFLAELMPQYPIYVPMLPQAAQDCIGKIHPDGQEAFDILAREGFETNSYIDLFDAGPTLYARTANIRSIARSQIVAVQQQPRIDARGRYLLSNDALHGFRAVVAELDYQPDQPLCLTPALCAALNVTEGSPIRLIAL from the coding sequence ATGCTGGTCTTACGCCCGGTCGAGCAGAGCGACCTGCCCCAGCTACAGCAACTGGCCCGCGACAGTCTGGTCGGCGTGACCTCGTTGCCTGACGACCGCGAACGCCTGCGCGACAAGATTGCCGCCTCCTGCGCTTCGTTCGACAGCGAAGCGGCAGCGCAGGGCCCGGAGAACTATTTTTTCGTCCTGCAAGACCTCGACAGCCAACAACTGCTCGGCTGCTCGGAGATCCTCGCCACCGCCGGTTTCAACGAGCCGTTCTACAGCCTGCGCAACCGTCACTTCACCAGTGCCTCGCGGGAGCTGAACATCGAACACGGGGTGCCGGCATTGTCGTTGTGCCATGACCTCAGCGGCCACACCTTGCTGCGCGGTTTCCACATCGATGCGAAGCTGGTGCGCACAGTATTTTCCGAGCTGCTGTCGCGGGCGCGCCTGCTGTTCATCGCCGCACACGCGCCACGCTTTGCCGAGACGGTGATTACCGAAATCGTCGGTTACAGCGACGCAGACGGCCATTCACCGTTCTGGGATGCACTGGGCAAACATTTCTTCGACTTGCCCTACCTCGAAGCCGAACGTCTGTGCGGATTGCAGAGCCGGACATTCCTCGCCGAACTGATGCCGCAATACCCGATTTACGTGCCGATGTTGCCGCAAGCGGCGCAGGACTGTATTGGCAAGATTCACCCGGACGGCCAGGAAGCGTTCGACATCCTGGCGCGGGAAGGTTTTGAGACCAACAGCTACATCGACCTGTTCGATGCCGGCCCGACGCTGTATGCGCGCACGGCGAACATCCGCTCGATCGCACGCAGCCAAATTGTCGCGGTGCAACAACAGCCACGCATCGATGCGCGCGGGCGTTACCTGCTGAGCAACGATGCACTGCACGGTTTTCGAGCCGTTGTGGCCGAACTCGATTATCAACCCGATCAACCGCTGTGCCTCACCCCCGCCCTCTGTGCGGCGCTGAACGTGACCGAGGGCAGCCCGATCCGGCTGATTGCCCTGTGA
- the astA gene encoding arginine N-succinyltransferase, whose product MIVRPVKVSDLPALMTLVQQAGPGFTTLPANEDRLAHRVRWAQRAFAEQVERADADYLFVLEDDESRVVGVSAMAGAIGLREPWYNYRLGVTVSSAPDLGIQRQIPTLFLNNELTGQSELCSLFLRHDQRVGSNGRLLSLGRLLFVAEFPHLFGEKMIAELRGNADEQGCSPFWDSLGRHFFQMDFSHADHLSGLGNKAFIAELMPRQPLYTCLLTEAAQAAIGQTHPNTEPALKILQAEGFAHKGYIDIFDGGPVIEAPVRNIRTVRDSLELTLSLGSPDDQAPLWLIHNRRLENCRITVARARRVGDSLAIDRLTAKRLQLQPGNSVRAVMLPHQQQQAAAA is encoded by the coding sequence ATGATTGTCCGTCCGGTCAAAGTCAGCGACCTGCCCGCCTTGATGACCCTGGTGCAGCAGGCGGGCCCGGGGTTCACGACCCTGCCGGCCAACGAAGACCGCCTCGCTCACCGGGTGCGCTGGGCACAGCGCGCTTTCGCCGAACAGGTGGAGCGCGCCGACGCCGATTATCTGTTTGTGCTCGAGGACGACGAATCGCGCGTGGTCGGCGTCAGCGCGATGGCCGGCGCCATCGGCCTGCGCGAGCCCTGGTACAACTACCGGCTCGGCGTAACCGTCAGTTCAGCGCCGGACCTGGGCATTCAAAGGCAAATACCGACGTTATTTCTCAATAACGAGCTGACCGGCCAATCGGAGCTGTGCTCGCTGTTCCTGCGCCATGACCAGCGCGTCGGCAGTAACGGCCGCCTGCTATCGCTAGGCCGTCTGCTGTTCGTCGCCGAGTTTCCTCACCTGTTTGGCGAAAAGATGATTGCCGAACTGCGCGGCAATGCCGACGAGCAAGGCTGTTCGCCGTTCTGGGACAGCCTGGGCCGGCACTTCTTCCAGATGGACTTCAGCCATGCCGACCACTTGTCGGGATTGGGCAACAAAGCCTTTATTGCCGAACTGATGCCGCGCCAGCCGCTGTACACCTGCCTGCTCACCGAGGCGGCTCAGGCGGCTATCGGCCAGACGCATCCGAACACTGAACCTGCGCTGAAAATCCTCCAGGCCGAGGGGTTTGCCCACAAAGGCTACATCGATATTTTTGACGGTGGCCCGGTGATCGAAGCGCCGGTGCGCAATATCCGCACCGTGCGCGACAGCCTTGAACTGACCCTGAGCCTCGGCAGCCCGGACGATCAGGCGCCGTTGTGGCTGATCCACAACCGCCGTCTGGAGAATTGCCGAATCACCGTGGCCCGCGCCCGACGAGTCGGCGACAGCCTGGCGATCGACCGCCTCACCGCCAAACGCCTGCAGTTGCAACCGGGCAATTCGGTGCGGGCGGTGATGCTGCCCCATCAGCAACAGCAGGCCGCCGCTGCCTGA
- a CDS encoding isocitrate lyase/PEP mutase family protein has translation MTRLSHQDLRRNFRQLLASDTCYHTASVFDPMSARIAADLGFEVGILGGSVASLQVLGAPDFALITLSEFAEQATRIGRVAQLPVIADADHGYGNALNVMRTIVELERAGIAALTIEDTLLPAQFGRKSTDLITVAEGVGKIRAALEARVDTEMAIIARTNAGILPIQEIISRTRQYQAAGADGICMVGVQDFDQLEQIAEHLTVPLMLVTYGNPALHDDKRLAELGVRVTIDGHGAYFAAIKATYDSLREQRQIFTQASDLSATELTHTYTQPEEYILWAKEYMSVKE, from the coding sequence ATGACCAGGCTTTCTCATCAAGATTTGCGCCGTAATTTTCGTCAGTTACTGGCCTCCGACACCTGCTACCACACGGCCTCGGTGTTTGATCCCATGTCGGCGCGCATCGCGGCCGACCTCGGTTTTGAAGTGGGGATTCTCGGTGGATCGGTGGCTTCGTTGCAGGTGCTGGGTGCACCGGACTTTGCCCTGATCACCCTCAGCGAATTCGCCGAACAGGCCACACGCATCGGCCGCGTCGCCCAGTTGCCGGTGATCGCCGACGCCGACCACGGTTACGGCAACGCCCTCAACGTGATGCGCACCATTGTCGAACTGGAACGCGCCGGCATTGCCGCCCTGACCATCGAAGACACCCTGCTGCCTGCGCAATTTGGCCGCAAATCCACTGACCTGATCACCGTCGCCGAAGGCGTTGGCAAGATCCGCGCGGCACTGGAAGCCCGGGTCGACACGGAAATGGCGATCATCGCCCGCACCAACGCCGGCATCCTGCCGATCCAGGAAATCATCAGCCGCACCCGCCAATATCAAGCCGCGGGCGCCGATGGCATCTGCATGGTCGGCGTGCAGGATTTCGATCAACTGGAGCAAATCGCCGAACACCTGACGGTACCGCTGATGCTGGTGACTTACGGCAACCCGGCGCTGCACGACGACAAGCGCCTGGCCGAACTCGGCGTGCGCGTAACCATCGACGGGCATGGCGCCTATTTTGCGGCGATCAAGGCAACCTACGACAGCCTGCGCGAACAGCGGCAGATCTTCACCCAGGCCTCCGACCTGAGCGCCACCGAGTTGACGCACACTTATACCCAGCCGGAGGAATACATTCTCTGGGCCAAGGAATACATGAGCGTCAAGGAGTAA
- a CDS encoding M20/M25/M40 family metallo-hydrolase codes for MTFSFPRSLLAASLGLSLAISAASASAEPHKQMLADAEQYQPEALKLLERLVNIDSGSGYEPGLKQVSEIAIDELKKLGASIERVPNTPEKSNHVLATLKGTGKAKILLMAHMDTVFKEGSAAERPFHIKDGRAYGPGVMDDKGGIVAGIYALKVLKNLDFKDYAQITFLLDASEETGSDVATDLIKKTAKQHDVTLNLEPGRPADGLVVWRKGSATALVEVKGKAAHAGVAPELGRNAAMEAAHQILQLGKLGDEAKKTTINFTVLKAGDRTNVIPDQATAKADVRAAVPEEFDRIEKDLARVSQDKLIAETQVKTSLQRGLPPMPQTAESDRLMAMAQGIYGEIGRKLTEEGSGGAADASLSAGVGTPTLDGFGIVGGNIHTPEEYAEVASVAPRIYLLSRMIMELAKAR; via the coding sequence ATGACGTTCTCATTTCCCCGCTCGCTGCTCGCCGCCAGCCTTGGCCTGTCCCTCGCAATCTCGGCCGCCAGCGCCTCCGCAGAACCGCATAAACAAATGCTCGCCGATGCCGAGCAATACCAGCCTGAAGCGCTGAAACTGCTGGAGCGCCTGGTCAATATCGATTCCGGTTCCGGTTACGAACCCGGTCTCAAGCAAGTCAGCGAGATCGCTATCGATGAGCTGAAAAAGCTTGGCGCCAGCATCGAACGGGTGCCCAACACCCCGGAAAAGTCCAACCATGTACTCGCCACGCTCAAAGGCACCGGCAAGGCAAAAATCCTGCTGATGGCGCACATGGACACGGTGTTCAAGGAAGGCTCCGCCGCCGAACGGCCATTCCACATCAAGGATGGCCGCGCTTATGGGCCGGGGGTGATGGATGACAAGGGCGGCATCGTCGCCGGCATCTACGCGCTGAAAGTGCTGAAGAATCTCGACTTCAAGGACTACGCGCAGATCACCTTTCTGCTCGACGCCAGCGAAGAAACCGGCTCCGACGTCGCCACCGACCTGATCAAGAAAACCGCCAAACAGCACGACGTGACCCTCAACCTCGAACCGGGTCGCCCCGCCGATGGTCTGGTGGTGTGGCGCAAGGGCAGCGCGACGGCACTGGTCGAGGTCAAGGGCAAAGCCGCGCACGCCGGTGTCGCACCGGAGCTGGGGCGCAACGCCGCCATGGAAGCCGCGCACCAGATTCTGCAACTGGGCAAACTGGGTGATGAAGCGAAGAAAACCACCATCAACTTCACCGTGCTCAAGGCGGGTGATCGCACCAACGTGATTCCTGATCAGGCCACGGCCAAGGCTGACGTGCGCGCCGCCGTGCCAGAAGAATTCGACCGCATCGAAAAAGATCTGGCGCGGGTCTCGCAGGACAAATTGATTGCCGAGACGCAAGTGAAAACGTCGTTGCAGCGCGGTTTGCCGCCGATGCCGCAGACGGCTGAATCGGATCGCTTGATGGCCATGGCCCAGGGAATTTACGGCGAGATTGGCCGCAAACTGACCGAGGAGGGCAGTGGTGGCGCGGCGGATGCCAGTCTGTCGGCTGGGGTGGGCACGCCAACGCTGGATGGCTTCGGGATTGTCGGCGGCAATATTCACACGCCGGAAGAATATGCCGAGGTGGCGAGCGTGGCGCCAAGGATTTATCTGTTGTCGCGGATGATTATGGAGTTGGCGAAGGCGAGGTGA
- a CDS encoding diguanylate cyclase, whose product MGNTRGKGLSLARRLYKSRVFGLLLGLMCVSVAMYPLDPPLWVWSLMLFNGLVWPHLAFQWARRSSIPYRAEHRNLLIDAIMGGFWVAAMQFNPLPTATTVSMMAMNNVAIGGGRFLLAGTAAQLLGVGVGLVVFMPAFIPATSPLQLYACLPLLLLYPLALGWICFRQADTLGRHKRELLALSRTDSLTGLLNHGAWKDQLDLAFQRCKRQQQGAAIALIDIDHFKAINDTYGHVAGDIVLRQLSKLLKQNLRATDVAGRYGGDEFCVILPELPLFNAAQAMEALRERFAVLGYEQNPALKVSLSIGLAAYDPSHADATRWLDDADQALYEAKASGRNRVICNSDSKPRQAVLDSV is encoded by the coding sequence ATGGGAAATACGCGAGGAAAGGGACTTTCACTGGCAAGGAGGCTGTACAAGTCGCGGGTGTTCGGGCTGCTGCTCGGGCTGATGTGTGTCAGCGTGGCGATGTACCCGCTCGATCCGCCGCTGTGGGTGTGGAGTCTGATGCTGTTCAACGGCCTGGTCTGGCCGCATCTGGCGTTTCAATGGGCACGCCGTTCGAGCATTCCGTATCGCGCCGAACACCGCAATTTGCTGATCGACGCGATCATGGGCGGCTTCTGGGTCGCCGCCATGCAGTTCAATCCCTTGCCCACGGCGACCACTGTTTCGATGATGGCGATGAACAATGTCGCCATCGGTGGTGGGCGATTTCTGCTCGCCGGGACGGCAGCACAACTGTTGGGCGTCGGCGTCGGGCTGGTGGTGTTTATGCCAGCGTTCATCCCGGCGACATCACCGTTGCAGCTTTACGCCTGCTTACCGTTGCTGTTGCTGTATCCATTGGCGCTGGGCTGGATCTGCTTTCGTCAGGCCGACACCCTTGGGCGGCACAAGCGCGAGCTGCTGGCGTTAAGCCGAACTGACAGCCTGACTGGCCTGCTTAATCACGGTGCGTGGAAGGATCAACTTGATCTCGCCTTTCAGCGCTGCAAACGCCAGCAGCAGGGTGCGGCGATTGCGTTGATCGACATCGATCATTTCAAGGCGATCAACGACACCTACGGTCACGTCGCCGGGGATATTGTGTTGCGCCAGTTGAGCAAACTGCTCAAGCAGAATCTGCGCGCCACCGACGTGGCCGGGCGATACGGCGGTGATGAGTTCTGCGTGATTCTGCCGGAATTGCCGCTGTTCAACGCCGCTCAGGCCATGGAAGCCTTGCGCGAGCGTTTTGCAGTTCTGGGGTATGAGCAGAACCCGGCATTAAAGGTCAGCTTGAGTATCGGCCTGGCCGCGTATGACCCGAGCCATGCCGACGCCACACGCTGGCTGGATGATGCCGATCAGGCCTTGTATGAAGCCAAGGCGAGTGGACGCAACCGGGTGATTTGCAACAGCGACAGCAAACCCCGGCAGGCGGTGCTGGATTCGGTTTGA